The following nucleotide sequence is from Zea mays cultivar B73 chromosome 1, Zm-B73-REFERENCE-NAM-5.0, whole genome shotgun sequence.
CAGCAGTACGAAACCACCTAGAACCAAGCAAAAGCAGTACGGATCGACTGCAAAGCAAGCAAAAGCAGCAGTACAAATATTGTTTACTTGTTGTTGGGTAAGGGAATACAATCTATTTTTATAGTTGGTATGCTGTAGAGGACAAAaattagaggacgttgctggagacggtGAAGATATAGAtgatgaaatcttttagagaaaactgtaaaggacagagaataaTTCTTTAGATGATGAAATTTAGAGTAcgttgctggagatagccttTAAGGCTAGTGGCATTTAATATCATCAAGGATGTCCATAGAAAAAAATTAGTATTTGTGGGAAGGAGTTAAGTAGTGTGATGTCTATTTGAGCATTCCTGGTGTTGTCGAGGGCCAGCAACCTTCATTTTTTAAGAATTCAAACTTGTGTACGAATTTGCATAGATACCCTAATAAATTCTCAAAACACTTTTTAGATTATGAGTCCTAATGAAAGGCGTTTGTGCATTACCATAGCATGCTTGATTGCATGTCGATCCATATATCTCTAACAGTTTATTCATCTTAATATTTTATTTTAAACTTTATCTTATATATACACAATCTGTTGGTCATAGTCTTATAGCTCACGTAGTTGATTATTGGGTCTCACTCGAGGTAGGTTGCTTACTCCCTCTTGCCTATTTAGGCTGTTCTTTTTGAATTAAAGCCGGTTGTTTGGACTCATACAGTTGTAATCTATAGAGACAAAATTATTATAGAAATAACAAATTAAAGCTAAGCCAATAGACTCGATCTCAGTATAACCTCTCTAGTCAAAGCGAAACGTGGACAGCATCGCTGTAGAGCCCTTGTTCCGCAGTAACTTGATATGACGTTCATATAATAAGTTGAGTTACACGGCATAATCCGCACTCAGTACACTGCATAACTTGATTTTTTTTTATTAAAACACACACGCGCCACTCACATTTTTGcgtatttttttttaaaaaacttgCGTATGTGGCAGATACCACTATATCTGAACATCTGGCGCACTTGGACCCTTATTAGACAAAACCGCCGTTGACCCTGATGACCTGGCCGTTAACCCAAGCCGCGGCGTCGCTGGCCAGGAACGCCACCACCGGTGCCACGTCCGTCGTCTCGGCGATGCGGCCCATGGACTGCTGCTCCACCCTCCGCAGGAACGCTTCGTCCTTCCCGGCCAAGAACAGCTCGGTGCGCACGGGCCCCGGCGCGACCACGTTCGCGGTCACCCCCTTCGCCGCCACCTCCTTGGCCAGGATCTTCGTCATCGCCTCCACGGCGGCGTTGGTCGCCGTGTACGCTGCGTATCCCGGAAGGAGCGTGCCAACGATGGACGACGAGAACGTCACGATGCGGCCGCCGCTGTTGGCTGGCACGCGGTTCGCCGCCTCGCGGCACACGAGGAACGTCCCGCGCACGTTCACCGCGAACATGGCGTCGAAGTCGTCGACGGCGGTGTCCGCGAGCGCCGGGTACTTGGCATTGAGGAGGCCCGCGCAGCAGACAACGATGTGCGGCGGGGACCCGAACGCCTCCTCGGCGCGGTCGAAGAGCGCGTGCACGGCGTCCGGGTCCGACACGTCGGCGCGGACGGCCACGGCCTGGTGGCCGCGGGAGGCGAGCTCCGCGACGAGCTCGTCTGCCCTGGCGGAATTGGACGCGTAGTTGACCACGACGCGCGCGCCCAGGGTGGCGAGTTGGGAGGACACCTCGCGGCCGATGCCGCGGGAGCCGCCAGTGATCAGCGCTACGCGGCCGTCGAGCGGGAGCAGCGACGACGTGTTCTCGGCGCTTGCGACTGCCATGGCTGTCTGCCTGCTTGCTTGCTGACTTAACCCCTCGCGGCGTCACGCAGTTCACAATTTGTGCTTGTGTGTTGTGTCAGCACGAGTTTTGCTATGCTCCACACCGCGCGATGGCTATGGATTTATAGAAGTATAAAGTTAGCCGAGCCAAATTCGATCGGGTGGAACGTGACATAGGGAGTGACAATATTTTGCTCGGTCCATCCAGTTAATTAACCACTAACACGTGACCATACAGTCTTTCTTGACCGCATAGCGCCGGGGTGTGAGGTGGCTACGCCAAGACTTCGGCAGGTTGATGACGTACAAGGTGAGAGAACATACAGAGGTACTAGGATTTTCTGTGGTTGTGTACTTGTGTATAGGTTCCTATCCTATATGGCCTTGTACTCTATATCAGAATTCACTATATGAAAGGCTGCCAATCAAGCTCAAAGCTTACGAGAATACAAAAATACAAAAAACCGTCTCATTAATTAGTGGCGGATCTAGGATTTTATTTAAGGGTATATCGTTCAAAACTtttaaatataatttaataaatTTATTTAAGGGTCCATGGCCCATGATAACGTGTGTATATAAAtgaacaaaaaaaaaacagataTCAGGTTAGCAATGGCGCAGAGCCGCAGACGCACTGTGCACAAGCCCTAGCTCGAACTAGCAACTACCAGGGCACCAGGCCACCAGCCCACTAGGCCGGCGTGGTCACGCCACCGCAGCCTCAGGTAGGCAGGCACTAGGAACAAGCTGTAGCCAGCAGTAGAGATGGCAATGTGCACCCAATCCCTAATTTGCTGTGGAGAATTCCTTCATTAGGGATGATGATGGTTCTCTCCCACAGGATGTAAACGAAAAAAAAATCCTCCCATAATGAGTAAACCAGGACGGGATGAGGAAGCATTTCTCATCACTTTTTccgcggggacccgttaaacttataTATGTTAATGTTTTCATGTAATatatataaaaataaataattatattattCAGAGATCGCTCGTTGCACAAATATGTTTATTTTGATGTACATAAAATGATTTTTAACAtctgacaatgtgtataagtgacaatgttttaTATTAATAACAAAAAAAGTATGTCATGATTATAATTTAAGCGGGCACAGAGATCTCCGACAGGAATTTATCTCTACGAGGAACGGTGATGAGAAAGAAATGTCGTCTATAAGAGTTCGTGGGGATCCCTATGGGAAACTTTTTTGTCACGAAGACGGGTATGTGGAGCCAAAACCTAATGTGGAATTCTCCGTTGCAATTCCTAGCCAACAGCCGTCTGCGGGCGTACGAAGGTTTGAAAACGGGAATAGCCAACGTAGAGCACGTATCTATGCAGAAGGGGTCGAAGGGAAATCACTACTTGCAGGGTATGCCGGGACGACATACTCGCCAGCTCCGCCACTGTCATTAATAGAGCACCAAAACGATCTGAATGTAGCACTATTGCTCCCTTCATTTTAATTATAAATTATTTTAGCTTTTCTAGCTACATAATTTTTACTTTACATCGAGACATAATGTATATGTACGTACCAAAAAGCAAAAGCTCTGAAAAAGCTAAAGTGCATTATAACTTCACTATAGGAAAATAACAAAGATTCATCAATTATCCTATATTTGTCGGTCTTGATAAATTTAACGTTAAATACGTCGGACGTTAATATTAAATTTATCAGCCACTAGGTCAGCCGACAAACTTAGTTAACCCCTAGGACGGACGTCGCTTAAGTTTGTCGGCTCATATAGCAACCGACGAACAAAGTCTAGGGTAAGGGGGACATTGCCAATTGTCCCTGTGCCTGGTCTATTGTCTGCCCGCATTGCCGCAGTTGATGCCTCCGTAATTTGGACCTATGAGACTGCCACATGTCTCACGAGAGTTGATTTTttcgattatcaattcataagcatAGACAGAAGAGGGTTCatccctgtaatgctagagccgatggaaaaTCGGTTAAACCATAAATAAGGTTAAAATAATGTACACACCCATAGATGATGATTGCTAGTACGTGGAGGGTTTGACCcctgaggccagacggtccgaGGTACACCAGAGAGCACCATAGAGCGAACACCTATCATGGATAGTCTAACCCCTAAGGTCGGACGGTCTGATGTTCCCACAGACTGTTTTGTACCTAAGGTCGGACAGATTGATGGCTACTAGAGAGGGTAGCAGAGCGAGTCCACTATCGTGGACGGTCCGACCTCTAAGGACGGATAGTCCGCAGATGCGAAGAGAGCCTCAAAATCTTCTAAGGTAAGCATAATAGAGGAGTTTAGAGATCTTGACAAACTAGGGCAGGGATTTACATCgatcgatcctttggaggagattgacataggagatggtaaaattcCAAGgctgacttttgtaaacaagaccctggaagcCGATTCTAGGGATGAAATGATCGGCTTATTAAAAGAATATGCTGATTGTTTTCTTGGAGCTACACTGAGATGCCAGGATTAAGCAGAGAGCTAGTGGAGCATCGATTACCTATTAAGCCTGGTTTCATGCCCTTCAAGCAAAGACCAAGGTCATTTTGTCTGGACTTACTCCCTAGGATCAAGGACAAAATTCATTGGCGCTTAGAAGCTAACTTTATAGGCCTTGTAGATATGCAGAGTGGGTCTCTAATATTGTGCCGATAGAGAAGAAGGATTcatgtaagcttagagtatgtatTGACTTCTGAAATCTACATAGAccgactcctaaagatgaatatcctatGCCTGTAGTCGACATGTTAATTAATAATGTATGAAGGAAGATAGTTATTAGCTTTCATGATGGTAATGTCAAAtacaatcagattttcatggccaagaaagatgtgtctgtctttatatGTTCAGGCTTTATTGGGTTATTTGAGTGGGTGGTCATGACATTCGGTTTAAAAAATGCCGGTGCCACTTATcaaagggctatgaatttgatattTCATGAGTTGTTACGAAACATTGTGGAAGCTTACATTGATGATATAATAGTCAAATCGACTAAATTTGATTCTCATATAGCCGATTTGTGCAAAGCCTTTAACAAGATGTGTCGTtatggtttaaaaatgaacccacgtgaATGTGCTTTTGGGGTGTTGGCTGGCAAGTTCTTAGGATTCATTATTCATGAGCATGACATAAAGATAGATCCCGACCAAATTAAGTCCATTAGGAATGTAGGGGCTCCAACTTGTAAGCTTGAAATGTAGAAGTTTCTCAGCAAGGTaaattatttgcaaagattcatTTCTAACATAGCCGGGAAGGTTGATGCTTTCACTCCTTTTCTTCAGCTAAAAAATAATGTCGATTTCActtgggggcagagcagcaggaagcttTTGATCTCATTAAAAGCTATTTGTCTCCGGCTCTAGTATTGAAAGCACCAAAGATTGGAGTACCATTCAGGTTATACATTGTAGCCGAAGACAAAGtttttggggctgttctgacccaACAGACTGAAGGGAAGGAGCATGTTGTGACCTACTTAAGCCAAAGACTGGTGGATATTGAAATGAGGTTTGCCAAGCAGAATGGTCTAGCTATCGAAGATTATTATAATTTGTTGATggacaattgaaagttccctatgcccgggaacaggatctggatgttgcctagagggg
It contains:
- the LOC100285342 gene encoding NADPH-dependent aldehyde reductase-like protein, chloroplastic, with product MAVASAENTSSLLPLDGRVALITGGSRGIGREVSSQLATLGARVVVNYASNSARADELVAELASRGHQAVAVRADVSDPDAVHALFDRAEEAFGSPPHIVVCCAGLLNAKYPALADTAVDDFDAMFAVNVRGTFLVCREAANRVPANSGGRIVTFSSSIVGTLLPGYAAYTATNAAVEAMTKILAKEVAAKGVTANVVAPGPVRTELFLAGKDEAFLRRVEQQSMGRIAETTDVAPVVAFLASDAAAWVNGQVIRVNGGFV